The Rhodohalobacter sp. SW132 DNA segment CGGCATTCCCCTCAATCTGGTGCTGAATCTCTTTCCACCGGTCGAAATCTTCTACAAGCTCTTTCAGCTGGGTGTGCTCTTTGGTAAGCTCGGTATACTCTTTCGGGCGGTCATAGATCGCCGGATCGGCCATCGCCTGGTTGATCTCATCGTACCGCTCACGTATCTGTTCGAGTTTTGCTTCTAAATCCATAGGGGTATTCTGTAAAAATTGACAGACATAAAGATATTGAATTTTTTGCGTGGAAATGAACCGAATCGCAGATCAAAATTGAATCAGAGTTTTGTACCTTTCAGGCCGGATTTATAACAGAAATTTTAAAATGTCCGGGCAGTTTTACTACCGATTGTGCCCGGTCAGTTCTTTTATTGATTATTTTCAGATATGCAAAAAAACAGTTTAGAAGCGGGATTTACCATAGGATTTCTTGGAGCGGGACAGCTTGCGCGAATGTCGGCCCTGCAAGCCTTTCGATTTGGAATGCAGGTGGCTGTATTTTCCGATCGCAGTGAGCAGGAGCCCGTGGAATTTGTCACACCTCATGCATACAACGGTTCATTTGATGATGTTGAGAGCATGATCGAATTTGCCCGCGCTTGTGATGTGATCACTCTTGAAAATGAATTCATCGACTCTTCCATTCTGTTTGAACTTCGTGAACGAACCGGAACGCCGATCTACCCTTCTCCCGAATCATTTGAAATGATTGAAAATAAAGAGATTGAAAAACTGACGTTCAGTGATGCCGGCATTCCCGTAACTCCAAGCCGGATTGTTCAAGCCCCGGAAGAGATTGAAGCCTTTGCCGATGAGTTTGGGTGGCCGGTGATGTTAAAATCATCCAAGGGCGGGTATGACGGTTACGGAAACCGCACGGTGAAACATCCGGGTGAAACGTCCGCTGCATTCAGTGAGCTGGGTGGAGATGATGGCCGCGATATCCTGGCGGAATCCTTTGTGGATTTCACCCACGAACTGGCGGTTCAGGTAGCGCGGAATGGAAGCGAAACCGTGGTCTATCCCTGCGTGGAAACCGTGCAGCAAGATCATATCTGCGTGGCGGTAAAATCTCCGGCAGATATCGACCCGGTGCTGGCAGAAGAGGCTCAGCGTTTGGCCCGTAAAGCCGCCGAAGCGATTGACGGAAGGGGAATTTTTGCCTTTGAATTTTTCCTGACTACCGACGGTCAGGTTCTGCTCAACGAAACCGCGCCCCGTCCCCACAACTCCGGACATTACACCATCGAAGGATGCATCACATCACAATTCGAAAATCATATACGTGCAGTAACCGGACTCCCGCTCGGCTCATCCGAACTGACTCATGACGCATCCGTAATGATCAATCTTCTCGGCACTGATAAACGAACTGCGCGCGTGGATTTTGCTGATGATGCACTCAATCAGGCGAACGGACACCTCCACATATACGGTAAAACCGGCAGCAAACCGGGACGAAAAATGGCACACTACACCCTGCTCGGAGATTCAATGGAGGAGATTTACGACCGGGCGATTAAAGCGACGCTGAATATCAGAATTTAAACCTGACCTGATGAATTCACGTTATTGAATCAATAGAAAAACACTCAATCAATCTGCATAAACATGTCAAAACCAATTGTAGGACTGGTAATGGGCAGCGACAGCGACTGGCCCACCATGAAAGAAGCCGCTGAAATTCTTGAACTTTTCGACATTCCATTTGAGAAAAAAGTGGTTTCAGCCCACCGCACACCCGATTTAATGGCCGGATACGGGAAAGAAGCCCGGTCGAAAGGGTTAAAAGTTGTGATTGCTGGTGCCGGAGGAGCGGCTCATCTGCCCGGAATGCTGGCGGCATATACTACCCTGCCGGTGATTGGCGTTCCTGTCAAGACAACCGCGCTTGGCGGAGTCGACAGCCTCTATTCAATTGTTCAGATGCCGAACGGAGTCCCTGTAGCGACTGTGGCCATCGGCAAAGCGAAAAATGCCGGGCTGCTTGCCGCGAGAATCCTCAGTATTGAAAGTGAAGAGCTGGCCGGTAAACTGGAGGAGTATCACGCTTTGATGGCGGAAGAGTCCCTCAAGAAAACTGAAAATCTGAAATAGATGGTTTCATGAGCAAAAAAACAGGCCTGATTATTGTCGCCTTTCTCATAATCTTTATTGTGATCCGGGTGAATTTTGCGCTGAACTACTCGACTCAGAACCAATCTTCGGAGGCCGCGGAACCGTTTTCTCCGGAACTTCCGGTTTCGTTTACCGGAACACTGCCCTGTGCAAGTTGTCCCGGGATCAGCTATGAGCTCCGCCTTGAAGAGAACCAATCCTTTACAGAATTCAGCCGGTATCTTGATCGGGACCCGGGCGATTTTGTCTACACCGGACGCTGGTCCGCCGCCGAAGACAGCCTGACCCTCCACTTCGATCACTCAGATGATATAAAACAGTTTCTGTATGCTGATGAAACCCTCAAATTGCTCGACAGTGAGGGAGAGACCATTACCGGTGAACTTGAAGATCACTATGAACTGCAGAAAAATGATGAATTTCGGTCTATTCTGAACCTGCATCGTGAACTTCGTACAGAAGGTGTTACCTTTGTGGCCAACGGAAATGAACCGTTTTGGTCATACCGAATCCTGGAGAACAATACACTGGAATATGCTGCCCCCGGTGAAGAACAAATCTCCCGATCGATTCAAAAAGAAAACAATGAAGAAGGGTTTGAACTGACCGCAGAATTGAGCAGCGGGTTGATCCTGGAATCAATCGTTGAGGAGAAATTTTGCAAGGACACGATGAGCGGATTCCGCTTTTCACATACCGTTACAATCACACTCGGCGAAGAGACCCACTCCGGGTGTGGCCGGTTTTTGAGGTGAAAGACACTCAGACATGGTATTTCTGTTCCATCATCCGCGTTCTTGGTGATAGAACATCAACTACCTGCCAGCATATGCAGGGTTCCGAGTCTTGAGAAATACCATGTCTCCTCCACGCCCGGTTACTTGCCCCTCAGACATGGTATTTCTGTTCACTCATCCCTGTTCTTGGCGATAGAACATCAACAACCTGCCAGTATATGCAGGGTTCCAAGTCTTGAGAAATACCATGTCTCCTCCACGCCCGGTTCCTTGCCCCTCAGACATGGTATTTCTGTTCACTCATCCCTGTTCTTAGCGATAGAACATCAACTACCTTGCCAGCTCATGAAGGGTTCCGAGTCTTGAGAAATACCATGTCTCCTCCACGCCCGGTTCCTTGCCCTCAGACATGGTATTTCTGTTCGATCATCCCTGTTCTTAGCGATAGAACATCAACTACCTGCCAGCTCATGAAGGATTCCGAGTCTTGAGAAATACCATGTCTCTTCCACACCCAAATCCTTGCCACCAGACATGGTATTTCTGTTCGACCATCCCCGATATTGGTAATAGAACATCCACAACCACTCAGCTCATGTAAGGTTCCGAGCCTTGAGAAATACCATGTCTCTTCCACGCCCGGTTCCTTGCCACCAGACATGGTATTTCTGTTCAATCATCCCCGTTCTTGGTAAAAGAATATCAACAACCTGCCAGCCTGTGCAAGATTCCGAATCACGAGAAATACCATGTCTCCTTCACGCCCGG contains these protein-coding regions:
- the purE gene encoding 5-(carboxyamino)imidazole ribonucleotide mutase, encoding MSKPIVGLVMGSDSDWPTMKEAAEILELFDIPFEKKVVSAHRTPDLMAGYGKEARSKGLKVVIAGAGGAAHLPGMLAAYTTLPVIGVPVKTTALGGVDSLYSIVQMPNGVPVATVAIGKAKNAGLLAARILSIESEELAGKLEEYHALMAEESLKKTENLK
- a CDS encoding 5-(carboxyamino)imidazole ribonucleotide synthase encodes the protein MQKNSLEAGFTIGFLGAGQLARMSALQAFRFGMQVAVFSDRSEQEPVEFVTPHAYNGSFDDVESMIEFARACDVITLENEFIDSSILFELRERTGTPIYPSPESFEMIENKEIEKLTFSDAGIPVTPSRIVQAPEEIEAFADEFGWPVMLKSSKGGYDGYGNRTVKHPGETSAAFSELGGDDGRDILAESFVDFTHELAVQVARNGSETVVYPCVETVQQDHICVAVKSPADIDPVLAEEAQRLARKAAEAIDGRGIFAFEFFLTTDGQVLLNETAPRPHNSGHYTIEGCITSQFENHIRAVTGLPLGSSELTHDASVMINLLGTDKRTARVDFADDALNQANGHLHIYGKTGSKPGRKMAHYTLLGDSMEEIYDRAIKATLNIRI
- a CDS encoding copper resistance protein NlpE N-terminal domain-containing protein, yielding MSKKTGLIIVAFLIIFIVIRVNFALNYSTQNQSSEAAEPFSPELPVSFTGTLPCASCPGISYELRLEENQSFTEFSRYLDRDPGDFVYTGRWSAAEDSLTLHFDHSDDIKQFLYADETLKLLDSEGETITGELEDHYELQKNDEFRSILNLHRELRTEGVTFVANGNEPFWSYRILENNTLEYAAPGEEQISRSIQKENNEEGFELTAELSSGLILESIVEEKFCKDTMSGFRFSHTVTITLGEETHSGCGRFLR